The Bernardetia litoralis DSM 6794 genome includes a window with the following:
- a CDS encoding STAS/SEC14 domain-containing protein, translating into MIIYESDYITIQYLEEHSLLERNWKPSSAEMNHEQFQHEMLQLLKGAEKYNPLLVLGDTKSFLYVILPDVQIWIDDTVYSQLGEHGVQKMAFVNSEDFFVQLSVEQSIEESNKDYEIRYFGNDEEAKIWLFDTNDSIEEENDDIEETE; encoded by the coding sequence ATGATAATTTATGAAAGTGATTATATTACAATTCAGTATTTAGAGGAACATAGTCTTCTAGAAAGAAATTGGAAACCTAGTAGTGCTGAGATGAATCATGAGCAATTTCAGCATGAAATGTTACAATTATTAAAAGGAGCAGAGAAGTATAATCCATTGTTAGTTTTGGGTGATACTAAAAGTTTTTTATATGTTATCTTACCTGATGTGCAAATTTGGATAGATGATACTGTCTATTCACAGCTTGGAGAGCATGGAGTTCAAAAGATGGCTTTTGTTAATAGTGAAGATTTTTTTGTCCAATTAAGTGTGGAACAATCTATTGAAGAGTCTAATAAAGACTATGAAATAAGATATTTTGGTAATGATGAAGAAGCTAAAATATGGCTATTTGATACAAATGATAGTATAGAAGAAGAAAATGATGATATAGAAGAGACAGAATAG